In the genome of Diorhabda carinulata isolate Delta chromosome Y, icDioCari1.1, whole genome shotgun sequence, one region contains:
- the LOC130903002 gene encoding uncharacterized protein LOC130903002 has translation MPFSESTLVGFKVTLASTLEITDMMHNECGFEYFMTSRLSQDYLEQLFSIMRYSCGSNEHPDAKLFLQVFRLFCLFSHEEWILKLYEALENCALPGDQVLMYGNEQGQKEASDNDNSKDLNQINLPKTVRENEDKLIDHDYNVTYTSEQVLAYLAGYVSRKMKKKIRILQKLF, from the exons ATGCCTTTTTCTGAAAGTACATTAGTGGGTTTTAAAGTAACACTAGCTTCAACACTTGAAATAACTGATATGATGCATAATGAATGTGGCTTTGAGTACTTTATGACATCTCGTCTATCACAGGATTATCTAGAG caacttttttcaataatgagGTACAGCTGTGGATCTAACGAGCACCCAGACGCGAAATTGTTTTTGCAAGTTTTCAGATTATTCTGTCTGTTTTCTCATGAAGAGTGGATTCTTAAACTCTATGAAGCTTTGGAAAATTGTGCTTTGCCAGGTGACCAGGTTCTTATGTATGGAAATGAACAGGGTCAAAAAGAAGCAAGTGATAATGATAACTCCAAAGATTTGAACCAAATTAATTTACCTAAGACTGTTCGAGAGAATGAAGACAAGCTCATAGATCATGACTATAATGTAACTTATACTAGTGAACAAGTATTAGCATATTTGGCTGGCTATGTGTCccgtaaaatgaaaaaaaaaatacgaattctgcaaaaattgttttga